The following proteins are encoded in a genomic region of Comamonas resistens:
- a CDS encoding sigma-54-dependent transcriptional regulator has protein sequence MNKVQTSAVGHILLVDDEPAYQRLGSSFLRNLGHRVSVAGDVDEALQAFVQDPPQVVLLDLAMPPSMDPEAGLSLIPHFSSAVVVVLSGHGDRDLALRAAEQGVWDFLTKPIDPDMLRFVVTRAMHKARLDEELRELRAASLAHGNGEMGLVGQTACMLQLRAMVQRVAATSVNVIVLGPTGTGKELVARALHQGSRRSGGPFAVIHCGALSAELLESELFGHLKGSFTGAYRDQPGLVETAHGGTLFLDEVGEMPAPMQVKLLRFLQEGSFMPVGGRELKKADVRLVAATHRDLEAMVREGSFREDLYYRLKGMVLRTPSLAERQDDVPLLAARFLRGVASHARLTPEALSWLAAHEWPGNVRQLRATVESAGALIMPDSELVDVDLLKFASGESMSLPEISAAIAPVSMEAGALDAAIAELETRMIRDAMEQAGSNQSEAARRLGISRVGLIKKLARLGLKT, from the coding sequence ATGAATAAAGTGCAGACTTCCGCTGTAGGCCATATTTTGCTGGTCGATGACGAGCCCGCCTATCAGCGCCTGGGTAGTTCTTTTTTGCGCAATCTGGGCCACAGGGTCTCGGTGGCCGGCGATGTGGATGAAGCCTTGCAGGCCTTTGTGCAAGACCCACCGCAGGTGGTGTTGCTGGATCTGGCCATGCCGCCCAGCATGGACCCCGAGGCGGGGCTTTCGCTGATTCCGCATTTTTCTTCGGCGGTGGTGGTGGTGCTCAGCGGCCATGGAGATCGTGACCTAGCGCTACGTGCGGCGGAACAGGGCGTGTGGGACTTTCTCACCAAGCCGATTGATCCGGACATGCTGCGCTTTGTTGTCACCCGCGCCATGCACAAGGCGCGGCTGGATGAAGAGTTGCGCGAGTTGCGCGCCGCCAGCTTGGCGCACGGCAATGGCGAAATGGGCCTGGTCGGACAGACTGCCTGCATGCTGCAGTTGCGCGCCATGGTGCAGCGTGTGGCTGCCACCTCGGTCAATGTGATCGTGCTGGGCCCCACGGGTACGGGCAAGGAGCTGGTGGCGCGAGCTTTGCACCAGGGAAGCCGCCGAAGCGGCGGTCCGTTTGCCGTGATTCATTGCGGGGCGCTGTCTGCGGAGTTGCTGGAAAGTGAGCTGTTTGGCCACCTCAAAGGCAGTTTTACCGGTGCGTATCGCGACCAGCCCGGCTTGGTGGAAACCGCGCATGGCGGCACCTTGTTTCTCGACGAAGTGGGTGAGATGCCCGCGCCCATGCAGGTCAAGTTGCTACGCTTTTTGCAAGAAGGCAGCTTTATGCCCGTGGGCGGGCGAGAGCTGAAAAAAGCCGATGTGCGGCTGGTGGCAGCGACTCACCGCGATCTGGAAGCCATGGTGCGCGAGGGCAGCTTTCGCGAAGACCTTTATTACCGGTTGAAAGGTATGGTGTTGCGTACGCCGTCCTTGGCCGAGCGACAAGACGATGTGCCACTGCTGGCGGCGCGCTTTTTACGCGGCGTGGCCAGCCATGCGCGTCTGACGCCTGAAGCGCTGAGCTGGCTGGCCGCACATGAATGGCCAGGCAATGTGCGCCAACTGCGCGCTACGGTCGAGTCCGCGGGCGCGCTGATCATGCCGGACAGCGAGCTGGTCGATGTGGATCTGCTGAAGTTTGCCAGTGGCGAGAGCATGAGCCTGCCCGAGATCAGTGCAGCAATTGCACCAGTGTCGATGGAAGCTGGTGCATTGGATGCAGCCATTGCCGAGCTGGAAACCCGCATGATCCGTGACGCGATGGAGCAGGCGGGCAGCAATCAATCCGAAGCCGCGCGGCGTCTGGGTATTTCGCGTGTTGGCTTGATCAAAAAGCTTGCGCGGCTGGGGCTCAAGACCTGA
- a CDS encoding sensor histidine kinase, translated as MLIHIALLLTLIETLALSAVLMNWARQVQGARLLVIFLLGVAAWIVGNELPNWAGIETAPVAMLLLSSLPLTSAAFLHFCVIFCEVAIRPGWMRLAYAMAGLATVQSLVGWPGEFKHFPPFTGVEWVVVPNIHGWISSIAWVVLAAGGMLALAVGWWHASSQRRRQIAAVAVSCGWGLMAMSGYLFAALDIPVYPWQVLAAPAYPVILVYGILRYRVFVANVWARRALASALLILLCVMVVPLTVLLPMDSRWLNAVVVAATCVALSGPVWRIAAKLVYPGGVPSAADLRQWRGQLSQGASMETLADNAAQMASQRMGLNVCVQLQRSMQVLATAGAQTHAPTMCCTKSSSHAGAEWQTILTGFDEASPGQRHWVELFGATLADAATQVELAELAQQREREYQLQARLAELGSLAATVAHDVRNPLNIISMAVAMSPAETRQEVNAQIGRISRLTEDLLDYAKPWQIQPVQTDIAARMQSLARHVPGIELGAVLAQPVQALVDPVRFDQAVSNLLSNAKAAAGQRRIYVDVESSAQQLLVHVCDDGPGIPADMREQIFQPFASRSPGGTGLGLAIVARIMAAHGGTAELSTRAPWQTCFTLRFPQTSPL; from the coding sequence ATGCTCATCCATATTGCTTTGTTGCTGACCTTGATCGAAACGCTGGCGCTCAGTGCCGTGCTGATGAACTGGGCCCGGCAGGTGCAAGGCGCGCGTCTGCTGGTGATCTTTCTGCTGGGTGTCGCGGCCTGGATTGTGGGCAATGAGCTGCCCAACTGGGCTGGTATCGAGACCGCGCCCGTGGCCATGCTGCTGCTGTCATCGCTACCGTTGACGTCCGCCGCTTTTTTGCATTTCTGTGTGATTTTTTGCGAGGTTGCCATCAGGCCGGGATGGATGCGCCTGGCCTATGCAATGGCGGGGTTGGCCACTGTCCAGTCCCTGGTTGGGTGGCCTGGGGAGTTCAAGCATTTCCCGCCTTTTACGGGGGTGGAATGGGTGGTGGTGCCCAATATCCATGGCTGGATCAGCAGCATTGCCTGGGTCGTGCTGGCTGCTGGCGGCATGCTGGCGCTGGCAGTCGGGTGGTGGCATGCGTCTTCGCAGCGGCGGCGGCAAATTGCGGCGGTTGCCGTGTCTTGCGGTTGGGGCTTGATGGCCATGTCGGGCTATCTTTTTGCGGCGCTGGATATTCCTGTGTACCCCTGGCAGGTGCTGGCTGCGCCTGCCTACCCGGTGATCCTGGTGTACGGCATCCTGCGCTACCGCGTGTTTGTGGCGAATGTCTGGGCGCGGCGTGCGCTGGCGTCGGCCTTGCTGATCTTGTTGTGCGTGATGGTGGTGCCGCTGACGGTGCTGCTGCCCATGGATTCCAGGTGGCTGAATGCCGTGGTGGTTGCCGCAACCTGTGTGGCATTGAGCGGGCCGGTTTGGCGCATTGCAGCCAAGCTGGTCTACCCGGGCGGTGTTCCATCGGCTGCCGATTTGCGCCAGTGGCGTGGTCAGCTCAGCCAGGGCGCATCGATGGAGACCTTGGCAGACAACGCAGCCCAAATGGCCTCGCAACGCATGGGCCTCAATGTATGCGTGCAATTGCAGCGCAGCATGCAGGTGTTGGCCACTGCCGGGGCGCAGACCCATGCGCCCACCATGTGCTGCACCAAATCAAGCAGCCATGCGGGCGCCGAATGGCAAACCATCTTGACGGGGTTCGATGAAGCATCACCCGGCCAGCGCCACTGGGTGGAGCTGTTTGGTGCCACGCTGGCGGATGCCGCCACCCAGGTGGAACTGGCGGAGCTGGCCCAGCAGCGTGAGCGTGAGTACCAGTTGCAGGCACGGCTGGCTGAGTTGGGTTCGCTGGCCGCCACGGTTGCGCACGATGTGCGCAACCCGCTCAACATCATCAGCATGGCGGTGGCCATGTCGCCTGCGGAGACGCGCCAGGAGGTCAATGCGCAGATTGGCCGTATCTCGCGGTTGACCGAAGATCTGCTGGACTACGCCAAACCCTGGCAGATTCAGCCCGTGCAAACCGATATTGCGGCGCGTATGCAGAGCCTGGCAAGACATGTGCCGGGCATCGAGCTTGGCGCGGTTCTGGCGCAGCCTGTGCAGGCACTGGTGGACCCGGTGCGCTTTGATCAGGCCGTGAGCAATCTTTTGTCCAATGCCAAGGCTGCGGCAGGCCAGCGGCGCATCTATGTGGATGTGGAGAGCAGCGCCCAGCAACTGCTGGTCCATGTTTGCGATGACGGCCCTGGCATTCCTGCCGACATGCGCGAGCAGATTTTTCAACCCTTTGCATCGCGCAGCCCTGGCGGAACAGGGCTTGGCCTGGCCATTGTTGCACGCATCATGGCGGCCCATGGAGGAACTGCCGAACTGAGCACGCGTGCACCCTGGCAAACCTGTTTTACGCTGCGTTTTCCGCAGACCTCACCTCTATGA
- a CDS encoding DUF4166 domain-containing protein has protein sequence MHTTPHSTAGATAQPELDFALLAGVAAWQQLSPAIRKRFAAGHGDVAYHGSLQLQASVIGRVFGAIARLFGSPLAARRKHPVAATVNVLSDGQGGVIWERHLGQAGQTGSQCVRSTKRLGPGGGLDECTDGGLSMRLEVCVEEGALVFYSRHYFLLLGRWRLRVPSLLTPGTCRVEHRDEGPGCFRFTLDMKHPLWGHTFHQTGIFHDPKES, from the coding sequence ATGCACACCACACCCCACTCCACTGCAGGCGCTACCGCTCAGCCAGAGCTGGATTTCGCCCTATTGGCGGGCGTTGCGGCCTGGCAGCAACTCTCGCCCGCCATACGCAAGCGCTTTGCCGCCGGGCATGGAGATGTCGCCTATCACGGCAGCTTGCAACTGCAGGCCTCTGTGATTGGCCGCGTGTTTGGCGCTATTGCCCGCTTGTTTGGCAGCCCGCTGGCAGCCAGGCGCAAACACCCGGTGGCAGCCACGGTCAACGTTCTGAGCGATGGACAAGGCGGCGTGATTTGGGAACGGCATCTGGGCCAAGCCGGCCAGACAGGCAGCCAGTGCGTGCGATCCACCAAACGGCTGGGACCTGGTGGCGGGCTCGATGAATGCACGGACGGCGGCCTTTCCATGCGACTTGAGGTCTGCGTGGAGGAAGGTGCCCTGGTCTTCTACAGCCGCCACTACTTTCTGCTGCTGGGTCGCTGGCGCCTGCGGGTGCCCAGCCTGTTGACCCCCGGCACCTGCCGCGTGGAACACCGCGACGAAGGCCCGGGCTGCTTTCGCTTCACGCTGGACATGAAGCACCCGCTATGGGGCCACACCTTTCACCAAACCGGGATTTTTCACGACCCCAAGGAGTCATGA
- a CDS encoding TIGR01777 family oxidoreductase: MHLVFAVMSFQALVGAFDNFWHHELEARLPQRISARHELRLHSVREAIYGLLFAGLAWVQWQGWWVMLPAGLLLVEMFITIADFLEEDRSRKLPPLERALHTVLAVSYGLLLGVIAPLFWQAAQRPSALMLTSYGLWSWLFSVASIGVLAWSVRNAIAVRELGRMVAPLMDPPANPQARAQAIGRLTVLVTGGTGFIGTALVQKLLSEGRRVIVLTRDPLQARAALGPMVWCVDRLDDIPSETHIDAVVNLAGAGILGAPWTQARRQLLVGSRLEIARQLRQLMQRLERKPEVLITASAVGYYGVPDNDDALTESAPAQSGCFQSELCVAIEAAALQNQDMGIRVVCLRPGIVLGKDGGAYPALAFAARLGLGATLGTGRQVMPWIHRDDVLGLITHAMAEPAVQGPLNAVAPQMPSQQGFTRALAASLGRNAWLRLPAWPLRLGLGEMSQLLLCGQNAVPTRALASGYRFTHASLESALAVLAHPTSEQAAPVALYQEAS, encoded by the coding sequence ATGCATCTTGTTTTCGCCGTCATGAGCTTTCAAGCCTTGGTCGGTGCTTTTGACAACTTCTGGCACCACGAACTGGAGGCCAGACTGCCGCAGCGCATATCCGCCCGCCACGAACTGCGCCTGCACTCTGTGCGTGAGGCCATTTATGGCCTGCTGTTTGCCGGGCTTGCCTGGGTCCAGTGGCAAGGCTGGTGGGTCATGCTGCCTGCGGGCCTGCTGCTGGTGGAAATGTTCATCACCATTGCCGATTTTCTGGAGGAAGACCGCAGCCGCAAGCTCCCGCCGCTGGAGCGCGCCCTGCACACGGTGCTGGCTGTCAGCTACGGCCTGCTGCTGGGTGTGATTGCCCCCTTGTTCTGGCAAGCGGCGCAGCGCCCCTCGGCATTGATGCTGACCTCTTATGGTCTGTGGTCCTGGCTATTCAGCGTGGCCTCCATCGGCGTATTGGCCTGGAGCGTACGCAATGCCATTGCCGTGCGTGAACTGGGGCGCATGGTCGCCCCCCTGATGGATCCGCCCGCAAACCCGCAGGCCCGGGCGCAAGCGATTGGCCGATTGACCGTGCTGGTGACCGGTGGTACAGGTTTCATAGGTACGGCGCTGGTGCAAAAGCTGCTAAGTGAAGGCCGCCGCGTGATTGTGCTGACCCGCGATCCGCTCCAGGCCCGCGCTGCTCTGGGGCCAATGGTGTGGTGCGTGGACCGACTGGACGATATTCCGTCGGAAACACATATCGACGCCGTGGTGAACCTGGCTGGCGCAGGTATTCTGGGCGCACCGTGGACCCAAGCCCGCCGCCAATTGCTGGTAGGCAGCCGCCTGGAGATTGCCCGGCAACTGCGCCAGCTCATGCAGCGGCTGGAGCGCAAACCCGAAGTGCTGATCACCGCATCTGCCGTGGGTTATTACGGCGTACCTGACAACGACGATGCTTTGACAGAGAGTGCGCCTGCCCAATCCGGCTGCTTTCAGTCCGAGCTATGCGTCGCGATCGAAGCGGCTGCGCTGCAAAACCAGGACATGGGCATTCGTGTGGTCTGTCTGCGCCCCGGCATTGTGCTGGGCAAGGATGGGGGGGCCTACCCGGCTCTGGCTTTTGCCGCCCGTCTGGGCCTGGGCGCGACACTGGGCACGGGTCGGCAAGTCATGCCCTGGATTCACCGCGACGATGTACTGGGCCTGATTACCCACGCCATGGCCGAGCCCGCAGTGCAAGGCCCGCTCAATGCAGTAGCTCCGCAAATGCCCAGCCAGCAAGGCTTCACGCGGGCACTGGCCGCATCTCTGGGCCGCAATGCCTGGCTGCGCCTGCCTGCATGGCCGCTGCGCCTGGGTCTTGGCGAGATGTCGCAACTGCTGCTGTGTGGGCAAAACGCCGTGCCAACGCGGGCGCTGGCCAGCGGTTACCGCTTTACCCACGCCAGTCTGGAGAGCGCCCTGGCGGTTCTGGCGCATCCAACTTCAGAGCAGGCGGCGCCGGTCGCGCTTTATCAAGAGGCCTCTTGA
- the trhP gene encoding prephenate-dependent tRNA uridine(34) hydroxylase TrhP, which translates to MQDNSAIMTLKAPELLLPAGSLDKMRAAYDFGADAVYAGQPRYSLRARNNEFRLEQIGQGIAEAHARGKKFFLTSNLIAHNDKVRTYLRDIEPIIAMKPDAMIMADPGLIMMVKEKWPEQEIHLSVQANTTNHATVKFWQKMGVSRIILSRELSLDEIEKIRQECPDMELEVFVHGALCIAYSGRCLLSGYFNRRDPNQGTCTNACRWDYKTHDAAVDPNTGEALGQTMENGFNFEEAKNDLDNQFTSTCGDQQRHPKADAIYLLEEKGRPGEMMPIMEDEHGTYIMNSKDLRAVEHVERLTRIGVDSLKIEGRTKSLYYVARTAQTYRRAIDDAVAGRPFNPHLITELEGLANRGYTGGLLERRPANDYQNYETGHSVLQRSHFVGAVRGYADGMAEIETMNRFAVGDTIEVIHPQGNRQVKLEKMFNLEGQPVEVAQGNPVRVRIPLEGPVEGALISRLL; encoded by the coding sequence ATGCAGGACAATAGCGCCATCATGACCCTCAAAGCCCCCGAACTGCTGCTGCCTGCCGGCTCGCTCGACAAGATGCGCGCCGCCTACGACTTTGGTGCCGACGCCGTCTACGCCGGCCAGCCGCGCTACAGCTTGCGCGCTCGCAACAACGAATTCCGCCTGGAGCAGATCGGCCAAGGCATTGCCGAGGCGCATGCGCGCGGCAAAAAGTTCTTCCTGACCAGCAATCTGATTGCGCACAACGACAAGGTGCGCACCTATCTGCGCGACATCGAACCCATCATCGCCATGAAGCCCGACGCCATGATCATGGCCGACCCCGGGCTCATCATGATGGTCAAGGAAAAGTGGCCCGAGCAGGAAATCCACCTGTCCGTGCAGGCCAACACCACCAACCACGCCACCGTGAAGTTCTGGCAGAAGATGGGCGTCTCGCGCATCATCCTGTCGCGCGAGTTGAGCCTGGACGAGATCGAGAAGATCCGCCAGGAATGCCCCGACATGGAGCTGGAAGTGTTTGTGCACGGCGCGCTGTGCATCGCCTACTCGGGCCGCTGCCTGCTGTCGGGCTACTTCAACCGCCGCGACCCCAACCAGGGCACCTGCACCAACGCCTGCCGCTGGGACTACAAGACGCATGACGCGGCCGTGGACCCCAACACCGGCGAGGCGCTGGGCCAGACCATGGAAAACGGCTTCAACTTCGAGGAAGCCAAGAACGATCTGGACAACCAGTTCACCAGCACCTGCGGCGACCAGCAGCGCCATCCCAAGGCCGATGCCATCTATCTGCTCGAGGAAAAAGGCCGCCCCGGCGAGATGATGCCCATCATGGAAGATGAGCATGGCACCTACATCATGAACTCCAAGGACCTGCGCGCCGTGGAGCATGTCGAGCGCCTGACCAGGATCGGCGTGGACTCGCTCAAGATCGAAGGCCGCACCAAAAGCCTGTATTACGTGGCCCGCACGGCCCAGACCTACCGCCGCGCCATCGACGACGCCGTGGCCGGTCGCCCGTTCAACCCGCATCTGATCACCGAACTCGAAGGCCTGGCGAATCGCGGCTATACCGGCGGCCTGCTGGAGCGCCGCCCTGCCAATGACTACCAGAACTACGAAACCGGCCACAGCGTGCTGCAGCGCAGCCACTTCGTGGGCGCGGTGCGCGGTTATGCCGACGGCATGGCCGAGATTGAAACCATGAACCGTTTCGCCGTCGGCGACACCATCGAAGTGATTCATCCCCAGGGCAACCGCCAGGTCAAGCTGGAGAAGATGTTCAACCTCGAAGGCCAGCCCGTGGAAGTCGCACAAGGCAACCCCGTGCGCGTGCGCATTCCGCTGGAAGGCCCTGTGGAAGGTGCGCTGATTTCGCGACTGCTGTAA
- a CDS encoding plasmid replication/partition related protein, whose translation MELKIDEGLKAYIDPLTPDEHESLERSILAEGCRDSLVVWGDLLIDGHNRYGICQKHGLPYNTVQATQFKNMDDVHLWMIDQHLGRRSVSDFQRGVLALRKREIIAERRAAAAAAVNAAKAAQPASEEAPREGETDPVVAQALASVAKVPDEALDTREALARAARLSAGQVKMIETIQEKAAPEVVAAVKAGELSLNAAAVVATLPEEEQQAVAAEGADALKQAAKRVRDAKKKPKAAKPETEESAEAAPAASPEELQARVTELEAENERLRMQVKTLQELLAEQG comes from the coding sequence ATGGAACTGAAGATTGACGAAGGCCTGAAGGCCTATATCGACCCTCTGACCCCGGACGAGCACGAATCGCTGGAGCGCAGCATCCTCGCCGAAGGCTGCCGCGACTCCCTGGTGGTCTGGGGCGATCTGCTCATCGACGGCCACAACCGCTACGGCATCTGCCAGAAACACGGCCTGCCCTACAACACCGTGCAGGCCACGCAGTTCAAGAACATGGACGACGTGCATCTGTGGATGATCGACCAGCATCTGGGCCGCCGCTCGGTCTCCGACTTCCAGCGCGGCGTGCTGGCGCTGCGCAAGCGCGAGATCATTGCCGAGCGACGCGCTGCAGCAGCCGCTGCCGTGAACGCCGCCAAGGCCGCCCAGCCGGCCAGCGAGGAAGCCCCCAGGGAAGGCGAGACCGACCCCGTGGTGGCCCAGGCTCTGGCCAGCGTGGCCAAGGTGCCCGACGAGGCACTGGACACACGTGAAGCCCTGGCCCGCGCCGCCCGCCTGTCGGCCGGCCAGGTCAAGATGATCGAGACCATCCAGGAAAAGGCCGCGCCCGAAGTCGTGGCAGCGGTCAAGGCCGGCGAACTCTCGCTCAATGCCGCAGCCGTGGTCGCCACCCTGCCCGAGGAAGAGCAGCAGGCCGTGGCCGCCGAAGGCGCCGATGCGCTCAAGCAGGCCGCCAAGCGCGTGCGCGACGCCAAGAAAAAGCCCAAGGCCGCCAAGCCCGAAACCGAAGAATCGGCAGAAGCCGCGCCAGCCGCCAGCCCCGAAGAGCTGCAGGCCCGCGTCACTGAGCTGGAAGCTGAAAACGAGCGCCTGCGCATGCAGGTCAAGACGCTGCAGGAACTGCTGGCCGAGCAAGGCTGA
- the cysC gene encoding adenylyl-sulfate kinase, whose translation MPSHTTTTWWLTGLSGAGKTTLAQALAKELRDRAEAVCVVDGDELRSGLSQDLGFDSASRAENVRRAAHMARILNANGIHAVVAMISPAAKERDAALALIGKERCKEIYINTPLEICMLRDPKGLYKRAEIGQLTQMTGVQSAYEPPLSPALHLDTNVTEISQAVLQILAI comes from the coding sequence ATGCCTTCTCATACAACCACGACTTGGTGGTTAACCGGCTTATCAGGTGCCGGCAAGACCACTTTGGCGCAGGCTCTTGCCAAAGAGCTGCGCGACCGTGCTGAAGCAGTCTGCGTCGTGGATGGCGATGAGTTGCGCAGCGGCTTGAGCCAAGATCTCGGCTTTGATAGTGCCAGTCGTGCGGAAAATGTCCGCCGTGCAGCTCACATGGCACGCATCCTCAATGCCAACGGCATTCATGCCGTGGTCGCGATGATCTCTCCTGCGGCGAAAGAGCGTGATGCCGCCTTGGCCTTGATCGGCAAAGAGCGCTGCAAGGAAATCTATATAAACACACCGCTGGAGATCTGCATGCTGCGCGATCCCAAGGGCTTGTATAAGCGTGCAGAGATAGGTCAGCTGACGCAAATGACCGGTGTGCAGTCGGCTTACGAGCCTCCACTCAGTCCCGCCTTGCACCTCGATACCAACGTCACTGAGATATCGCAGGCTGTGCTACAAATTCTTGCCATTTGA
- a CDS encoding sulfotransferase family protein has product MRYHFITGLPRSGSTLLSALLLQNPRFHAGMTSPVGSLFKSMINQLSAGSEFGPVVSKEQRRRLVRGLFDSYYADQAQAGKSAVFDTNRMWSAHLPLLIDLFPGARLIACVRNVAWVMDSIERRYRANPYETTRLFNDDTERNTVYSRVDTLAQRNRMVGYPWAALKEAFYGEHAASLLVVDYDLLAQAPEKVMPLIYQFLGEPEFGHDFGNVRYDAPDFDDALGLHGLHKVRSSVAFQARQTILPPDLFEQYSRLSFWQDGSRSRANVITAKPAPCPPPRRESY; this is encoded by the coding sequence ATGCGCTACCACTTCATCACCGGCCTGCCCCGCTCTGGCTCCACCCTGCTGTCGGCCCTGCTGCTGCAAAACCCGCGCTTCCACGCCGGCATGACCAGCCCCGTGGGCAGCCTGTTCAAAAGCATGATCAATCAATTGAGCGCAGGCAGTGAGTTCGGCCCTGTTGTCAGCAAGGAGCAGCGCCGCCGCCTTGTGCGCGGCCTGTTCGACAGCTACTACGCAGACCAAGCCCAGGCGGGCAAGAGCGCAGTGTTCGACACCAACCGCATGTGGAGCGCCCACCTGCCCCTGCTCATAGACCTGTTCCCCGGCGCCAGGCTCATCGCCTGCGTGCGCAACGTGGCCTGGGTCATGGACAGCATCGAGCGCCGCTACCGCGCTAACCCCTACGAGACCACGCGCCTGTTCAACGACGACACCGAGCGCAACACCGTCTACAGCCGCGTGGACACCCTGGCGCAGCGCAACCGCATGGTCGGCTACCCCTGGGCTGCTCTCAAGGAAGCTTTCTATGGCGAGCACGCCGCATCGCTGTTGGTGGTGGACTACGACCTGCTGGCCCAGGCGCCTGAGAAAGTCATGCCGCTCATTTACCAGTTCCTGGGCGAGCCAGAGTTTGGGCATGACTTTGGCAATGTGCGCTACGACGCTCCGGACTTCGACGACGCCCTGGGTCTGCACGGCCTGCATAAGGTGCGCAGCAGTGTGGCATTCCAGGCACGACAAACCATCTTGCCTCCCGACCTGTTCGAGCAGTACAGCCGCCTGAGCTTCTGGCAAGACGGCAGCCGCAGCCGGGCGAACGTTATCACGGCCAAGCCGGCCCCCTGCCCTCCACCGCGCCGGGAAAGCTATTGA